The Burkholderiales bacterium genome includes a region encoding these proteins:
- a CDS encoding heavy metal translocating P-type ATPase, whose product MSDTVLRTTMSALPPGLAEAHGGRTCFHCGLPFAAGIHYRFCLNGEERDVCGPACLGVAQTIVQAGLAEYYRYRTALPRAAAETPPGLLNEHTLYDDPTFQASFVHHVAERVREASLILEGITCSAGVWLNEQRIARLPGVLGVDVNYTTHRAQVRWDDARIKLSEILRAVAAIGYCAHPFDPARQEETQRKARNAALWRLFVAGLGMMQVMMYSIPGYIAGDGDMPSYIGALLRWASLVLTLPVVLYSAAPFFSSAWRNLQHGRAGIDLPVALGVGGAFLASVWATVQGHGAVYFDSITMFVFLLLCGRYLEMSARARGCDAVEKLVKLIPAQALLLVDFPASNREKQVAASNLKVGDHVLIPPGQSIPADGRVVQGESSVDESLLTGESRPDRKGPGAELTGATLNLTSPLVMRVEKVGPDSTLAGIVRLMDRALADKPRIACLADRAASWFVLCLLLIAAVTFLAWYAIDPGKAFWITVTVLVVTCPCALSLATPVALVAATGSLAARGLLITRGHALETLAVASDFVFDKTGTLSVGRMLVREVRPLSALPATQCLALARALEQGSEHPIATALRAYLSVPDSEHRVNTVAASTVANVPGRGVEGIMDGMRYRLGTPQFVAELTGQPLPMQLAVQPDGASLIGLGNAKRWLAVFMLDDLLRADAKGLIEYLRHLGKRIHLLTGDSVEVARSVAHELGIEDVRAEATPADKVAYLRELQASGAVVAMVGDGANDAPVLAQAQISVATGQATDAARASADMVLISGKLCDLMTGIKTARMTLRVIRQNLTWALVYNLAALPLAMTGHVSPWMAGIGMSASSLLVVANALRLRGKAKAPQATVQAAAQTDLALIGK is encoded by the coding sequence ATGTCTGACACCGTCTTGCGCACGACCATGTCCGCTTTGCCGCCCGGCTTGGCGGAAGCTCATGGAGGACGCACGTGTTTTCATTGCGGGTTGCCGTTCGCGGCCGGGATACATTATCGATTTTGTCTTAACGGCGAGGAACGTGATGTCTGCGGTCCGGCTTGCCTGGGCGTGGCGCAGACCATTGTTCAGGCGGGTCTCGCCGAGTACTACCGCTACCGCACGGCGCTGCCCCGCGCAGCTGCGGAAACGCCACCTGGTCTGCTGAACGAACATACGCTTTACGACGATCCCACGTTCCAAGCAAGTTTTGTGCATCATGTCGCCGAACGCGTACGCGAAGCCTCGCTCATCCTGGAAGGCATCACGTGCAGCGCAGGTGTTTGGCTTAACGAGCAGCGCATCGCCCGCCTTCCGGGAGTTTTGGGCGTTGACGTTAATTACACCACGCACCGCGCGCAAGTGCGCTGGGACGACGCCCGCATCAAGCTCTCCGAGATTTTGCGGGCAGTGGCAGCAATCGGCTACTGCGCCCATCCATTCGACCCCGCACGGCAAGAGGAAACGCAGCGCAAGGCGCGCAATGCGGCCTTGTGGCGGCTGTTTGTCGCGGGCTTGGGCATGATGCAGGTGATGATGTACTCCATTCCTGGCTACATTGCGGGCGATGGCGACATGCCATCGTATATCGGCGCGCTATTGCGTTGGGCAAGCTTGGTTCTCACACTTCCGGTGGTGCTGTATTCGGCAGCGCCGTTTTTCAGCAGCGCGTGGCGCAATCTACAACATGGACGAGCAGGCATAGACTTGCCGGTTGCGCTGGGCGTTGGCGGCGCGTTTCTTGCCAGTGTTTGGGCGACCGTACAAGGGCATGGGGCGGTTTACTTCGACTCCATCACGATGTTTGTGTTTTTACTTTTGTGCGGGCGCTACCTGGAAATGAGTGCGCGCGCCCGCGGTTGCGACGCCGTGGAGAAATTGGTGAAGCTTATCCCGGCGCAGGCGCTGTTGCTCGTGGATTTTCCCGCATCAAATCGCGAGAAGCAGGTTGCTGCCTCGAATCTAAAAGTCGGCGACCACGTTCTGATTCCGCCGGGCCAGAGTATTCCCGCCGATGGCCGAGTCGTGCAGGGCGAAAGTAGTGTCGACGAATCCTTGTTGACCGGCGAAAGCCGGCCTGATCGTAAGGGCCCCGGAGCGGAGCTCACCGGCGCCACGCTTAATCTCACCAGTCCGTTGGTCATGCGCGTAGAGAAAGTTGGACCGGATTCGACGCTGGCGGGCATTGTGCGGCTGATGGATCGGGCGCTCGCCGACAAGCCGCGCATCGCATGCTTGGCGGACCGGGCGGCGAGCTGGTTCGTGCTGTGCTTGCTGCTAATTGCGGCGGTGACATTTCTCGCTTGGTACGCGATTGATCCGGGCAAGGCATTTTGGATTACCGTCACCGTGCTCGTTGTGACCTGTCCGTGCGCATTGTCGCTCGCCACGCCGGTGGCGCTGGTTGCCGCGACCGGTAGCTTGGCAGCAAGGGGGCTGCTGATCACGCGCGGACACGCGCTGGAGACGCTCGCGGTCGCAAGCGATTTTGTTTTCGACAAGACAGGAACACTCAGCGTCGGACGCATGCTGGTGCGGGAGGTGCGTCCGCTTAGCGCGCTACCGGCTACGCAATGCCTCGCATTGGCCCGGGCGCTTGAGCAGGGCTCGGAACATCCAATTGCCACTGCGCTCCGCGCCTATTTATCCGTCCCTGATTCAGAACACCGAGTCAATACTGTAGCGGCAAGCACTGTCGCCAATGTTCCCGGCCGCGGCGTCGAGGGAATCATGGACGGTATGCGCTACCGTCTGGGCACGCCGCAATTTGTCGCAGAACTGACAGGCCAGCCACTGCCCATGCAGCTCGCAGTCCAACCCGATGGAGCTTCGCTCATCGGCCTTGGCAATGCTAAGCGCTGGCTGGCGGTGTTTATGCTTGACGACTTGCTCCGCGCTGACGCAAAGGGGCTAATCGAGTACCTGCGTCACTTGGGCAAACGGATTCACTTGTTGACCGGAGATAGTGTCGAGGTCGCGCGTTCCGTCGCTCACGAATTGGGAATCGAAGATGTGCGAGCAGAAGCCACTCCAGCGGATAAGGTCGCTTATTTGCGTGAGTTGCAAGCGAGCGGGGCGGTAGTCGCCATGGTGGGTGACGGCGCGAACGACGCGCCGGTACTTGCTCAGGCGCAGATTTCGGTCGCCACTGGGCAAGCCACCGACGCTGCACGCGCCAGCGCCGACATGGTTCTTATTTCCGGCAAGCTGTGCGATCTCATGACCGGCATTAAGACTGCCCGCATGACGCTGCGCGTAATCCGTCAAAACCTGACTTGGGCACTGGTCTACAACCTGGCTGCGTTGCCGCTTGCCATGACAGGGCATGTTAGTCCATGGATGGCGGGCATCGGCATGTCGGCGAGTTCGCTTTTAGTTGTGGCAAATGCCCTGCGATTGCGGGGTAAAGCTAAGGCACCGCAGGCTACAGTGCAAGCCGCCGCGCAAACCGACCTCGCTTTGATAGGCAAATGA
- a CDS encoding FixH family protein — translation MAPINAEQTTKPWYKEPWPWILISGPFIVVVAGFFTLWLAIHTDDGVVTEDYYQKGLAINQTLKRDEFAAAHHYRATLLISPEHAGVRVFLSGDGPLPASIRMRISHTSRSGEEQVISLRSIGAGTYEGRLGSYGSGRHLLVLEDNSATWRLSAWWDPAPQDQTLAATPE, via the coding sequence ATGGCGCCGATTAATGCAGAGCAAACCACAAAGCCCTGGTACAAAGAACCGTGGCCGTGGATTTTAATATCCGGGCCATTTATCGTGGTCGTTGCCGGCTTTTTCACCCTGTGGCTCGCAATTCACACCGACGATGGGGTCGTGACCGAGGATTATTACCAGAAGGGCCTTGCAATTAATCAGACGTTAAAGCGCGATGAATTCGCCGCCGCACATCATTACCGGGCTACGCTATTGATCAGTCCCGAGCACGCGGGCGTCCGTGTATTTCTCTCCGGCGACGGGCCATTGCCGGCGAGCATACGCATGCGGATCTCGCACACATCTCGATCCGGGGAAGAGCAGGTCATATCCCTACGCTCCATTGGTGCTGGCACCTACGAAGGTCGTTTGGGTTCCTACGGATCCGGACGTCATCTGCTGGTGCTGGAAGATAACTCTGCAACATGGCGTCTATCCGCGTGGTGGGATCCTGCGCCACAAGACCAGACATTAGCTGCGACCCCCGAATAG
- the ccoN gene encoding cytochrome-c oxidase, cbb3-type subunit I, whose amino-acid sequence METQTTYNYKVVRQFAIMSVVWGIVGMSVGVLIASQLIWPDLTYGIPWLSYGRLRPLHTNSVIFAFAGSALFATSYHVVQRTSQVRLFCDRLAAFTFWGWQAVIVLAVITLPLGYNTSHEYAELEWPIDILITLVWVAYAIVYFGTIFKRKTKHIYVANWFYGSFILTIALLHIVNSAEIPVTVWKSYYIYSGVQDAMVQWWYGHNAVGFFLTAGFLGMMYYYVPKQAQRPIYSYRLSVVHFWALIFTYMWAGPHHLHYTALPDWTQSLGMIFSLILLAPSWGGMINGIMTLSGAWYKLREDPILKFLIVSLSFYGMATFEGPMMSIKTVNALSHYTDWTIGHVHGGALGWVAFISIGSLYYLIPRLFGETKMYSVRLISLHFWIATLGVVLYIAAMWIAGVTQGLMWRAVNPDGTLTYSFVESVKATYPFYGIRLLGGILFLSGMLIMAYNVFKTVVGRAPVDAPIPQLVTA is encoded by the coding sequence ATGGAAACTCAAACCACGTATAACTATAAAGTAGTAAGGCAGTTCGCCATCATGTCTGTGGTGTGGGGAATCGTAGGCATGAGCGTCGGCGTGTTGATCGCCTCGCAACTCATCTGGCCCGATCTCACTTACGGAATACCTTGGCTTTCCTATGGGCGGCTGCGGCCATTACATACCAACTCGGTGATTTTCGCGTTCGCGGGTTCGGCGTTATTTGCAACCTCATATCACGTGGTGCAGCGAACTTCCCAGGTGCGGCTGTTCTGTGATCGGCTGGCTGCCTTTACGTTTTGGGGCTGGCAGGCGGTAATCGTGCTTGCGGTCATCACGCTGCCGCTCGGCTACAACACCTCGCACGAATACGCCGAGCTGGAATGGCCAATCGATATTCTCATTACGCTGGTTTGGGTCGCCTATGCCATCGTCTATTTCGGCACCATCTTTAAGCGCAAGACCAAGCACATTTACGTTGCCAACTGGTTTTACGGCTCCTTTATCCTGACTATCGCCCTGCTCCACATTGTCAACAGCGCGGAAATTCCGGTCACGGTCTGGAAGTCGTATTACATCTATTCCGGCGTGCAGGATGCGATGGTGCAGTGGTGGTACGGGCACAACGCAGTGGGATTCTTTCTGACGGCGGGCTTTCTCGGGATGATGTACTACTACGTCCCCAAGCAGGCGCAGCGGCCGATCTACTCATACCGCTTGTCGGTGGTGCATTTCTGGGCATTGATTTTCACGTACATGTGGGCCGGTCCGCATCATCTGCATTACACCGCGCTGCCGGACTGGACCCAGTCTCTGGGCATGATCTTTTCGCTGATTCTGCTTGCGCCGTCCTGGGGCGGCATGATCAACGGCATCATGACGCTGTCGGGCGCGTGGTATAAATTGCGCGAAGACCCGATACTGAAATTCCTCATTGTGTCGCTTTCATTTTACGGCATGGCCACATTTGAAGGTCCGATGATGTCAATCAAGACTGTGAACGCGCTGTCGCACTATACCGACTGGACTATCGGCCACGTTCACGGGGGAGCGCTGGGCTGGGTGGCATTTATCAGTATCGGCAGCCTGTACTACCTGATCCCGCGATTGTTTGGCGAGACCAAAATGTACAGCGTGCGCCTGATTTCGCTGCATTTCTGGATCGCGACACTGGGGGTAGTGCTGTACATCGCTGCCATGTGGATCGCCGGCGTGACGCAAGGCCTTATGTGGCGCGCGGTCAACCCCGACGGCACGCTCACCTACAGCTTCGTCGAAAGCGTGAAGGCGACATATCCGTTCTACGGCATACGTCTATTGGGTGGAATCCTGTTCCTGTCAGGCATGCTGATCATGGCCTACAACGTCTTCAAAACCGTGGTCGGCCGGGCGCCGGTGGACGCGCCGATACCACAGCTGGTTACCGCCTAA
- a CDS encoding cbb3-type cytochrome c oxidase subunit 3, with product MDINDLRVIITVVSFAAFVGIVWWAWSGRSKAAFDQAAQLPFLEDDNDLNARNDTAAGDGKLKE from the coding sequence ATGGACATCAATGATTTGCGCGTAATCATCACAGTTGTGAGCTTCGCAGCGTTTGTGGGCATTGTGTGGTGGGCATGGAGCGGCCGGAGCAAGGCCGCATTCGACCAGGCGGCACAATTGCCTTTCCTCGAAGACGACAACGACCTGAACGCACGGAATGACACTGCGGCCGGGGATGGAAAACTGAAGGAGTAA
- the ccoP gene encoding cytochrome-c oxidase, cbb3-type subunit III, whose product MSDFVSSFWSGYIAVITLVSILACLVLLRAMSSKRAAGPAQPEVHGNVWDEDLQEYNNPLPRWWMGLFYITIAFGLLYLVLYPGLGSFKGVLDWSSRGQYAKETQQAAAQYGPIFAKYAKLDVPALAANPEAHAIGERLFLTYCTQCHGSDARGGFGFPNLTDNDWLWGGEPQTIETTILDGRTGVMPAWGPVLGEQGVKQVANYVLSLSGSKYDLQLAKAGKEKFATNCVACHGPEGKGNQALGAPNLTDNIWLFGGSEKTVIETITNGRTGTMPAWKDFLGKEKVHLLAAYVYSFSHAPGAHPAQQTEPAQAADAKPVPTNQ is encoded by the coding sequence ATGAGCGATTTTGTGAGCAGTTTCTGGAGCGGCTATATCGCCGTCATCACGCTGGTGAGCATCCTCGCCTGCCTTGTTCTGCTCAGAGCCATGAGCAGCAAGCGCGCGGCCGGCCCGGCGCAGCCGGAAGTGCACGGTAACGTGTGGGATGAAGACCTGCAGGAATATAACAACCCGCTGCCACGCTGGTGGATGGGATTGTTTTACATCACCATCGCATTTGGGCTGTTGTATCTCGTGCTCTACCCGGGTCTTGGCAGCTTTAAAGGCGTTCTCGACTGGAGTTCGCGCGGCCAGTATGCCAAGGAAACGCAACAGGCTGCAGCTCAGTACGGTCCGATTTTTGCGAAATATGCGAAGCTGGACGTTCCCGCGTTGGCTGCGAATCCTGAGGCGCATGCCATTGGCGAGCGCCTGTTCCTTACTTACTGCACGCAATGCCATGGTTCCGATGCGCGCGGAGGCTTCGGCTTTCCGAATCTCACAGACAACGACTGGCTCTGGGGCGGAGAGCCACAAACGATCGAGACCACTATTCTGGACGGGCGCACCGGTGTCATGCCGGCCTGGGGACCGGTGCTCGGGGAACAGGGTGTGAAGCAGGTGGCAAACTATGTGTTATCTCTTTCAGGGAGCAAATATGATCTACAGCTCGCAAAAGCCGGAAAAGAAAAGTTTGCAACCAATTGTGTCGCATGCCACGGCCCGGAAGGAAAAGGCAACCAGGCGCTCGGCGCGCCTAACCTAACCGATAATATCTGGCTCTTTGGTGGCTCCGAAAAAACCGTGATCGAAACGATTACCAACGGGCGCACCGGCACCATGCCCGCCTGGAAGGACTTTTTAGGCAAGGAAAAAGTGCATTTGCTGGCGGCCTACGTCTACAGTTTTTCCCATGCACCCGGTGCGCACCCCGCGCAGCAAACGGAGCCCGCTCAAGCGGCCGATGCAAAGCCGGTACCGACGAACCAATAA
- the ccoS gene encoding cbb3-type cytochrome oxidase assembly protein CcoS — protein MEILYLLIPLSVVLVFLIGFVFWLALRSGQFDDLEGAGFRILLDDDGAQVPEDSRPRSNTEVEKD, from the coding sequence ATGGAAATCCTTTACCTGTTGATACCGCTAAGCGTGGTATTGGTGTTTTTAATTGGTTTCGTGTTTTGGCTTGCGCTACGCAGCGGCCAGTTCGATGACCTCGAAGGTGCCGGCTTTCGTATCTTGCTGGATGATGATGGCGCACAAGTACCAGAGGATTCGCGGCCGCGCAGCAACACCGAGGTGGAAAAGGATTAA
- the ccoO gene encoding cytochrome-c oxidase, cbb3-type subunit II, which translates to MKASHDFIEKNVGVLILLIIAVVSVGGLVEIVPLFFQKSTTEPVTGLKPYTALQLSGRDIYIREGCNNCHSQMIRPFRAETERYGHYSVAGEFVYDHPFLWGSKRTGPDLQRVGGRYSDEWHRLHLNNPRDVVPESNMPAYPWLAKTPLYTGDIDAKMRALRRVGVPYSDEDIKNARDEITGMTEQDALIAYLQCLGLALKNVR; encoded by the coding sequence ATGAAAGCAAGTCATGATTTTATTGAAAAGAACGTCGGGGTACTGATCCTGCTCATCATAGCTGTGGTGAGCGTCGGCGGACTGGTGGAGATCGTTCCGCTGTTCTTCCAAAAATCCACCACCGAACCGGTCACCGGATTGAAACCTTATACCGCTCTGCAGCTATCGGGACGGGACATCTATATCCGCGAGGGCTGCAACAATTGCCATTCGCAGATGATCCGCCCGTTCCGCGCTGAAACCGAGCGATACGGACATTACTCGGTGGCCGGCGAGTTTGTATATGACCACCCCTTCCTGTGGGGCAGCAAGCGCACCGGGCCGGACCTGCAGCGGGTCGGAGGACGCTATAGCGACGAGTGGCACCGACTGCATTTGAACAACCCGCGCGACGTGGTGCCGGAATCGAACATGCCGGCTTATCCGTGGCTTGCCAAAACGCCGCTTTACACCGGTGACATCGACGCCAAGATGCGCGCGCTGCGCCGCGTCGGGGTACCGTACAGCGACGAGGATATCAAAAACGCCAGAGACGAAATCACCGGCATGACTGAACAGGATGCACTGATCGCGTATCTGCAATGTTTGGGCCTTGCGCTTAAGAACGTGAGGTGA
- the ccoG gene encoding cytochrome c oxidase accessory protein CcoG, which yields MQNISVAKMATAAAADQNEALYEIRKKIYPRAVSGLFAGWRVFFVILTQVIFYGLPWLQWNSRQAVLFDLAARKFYILGLVFWPQDFIYLTVLLVICALSLFLFTAVAGRLWCGYACPQTVYTEIFMWIEQMIEGDRLRRVKLDSTPWGARKIAVKGAKHAVWIAVALWTGFTFVGYFTPIRTLGHEVAMLSLGPWETFWILFYGFATYGNAGWMREQVCKYMCPYARFQGVMFDRDTLVITYDAGRGEPRGARSRSSDYKAAGLGTCVDCEICVQVCPVGIDIRKGLQYECIGCAACIDGCDKVMDKMGYPRGLIRYTTENALENHLSWTQMVQRIFHPRVLIYTAILWSIIIAAGTALYLREPLKVNVIRDRGTLVRELGNGVLENVYRLQIMNTDEAAHRYIASASGLNGIKVITDGQPIEVPAVSSLTVPVRVQAVPGSSKPGAYPIQFHVRSSEDKRIAVNEKSIFLIR from the coding sequence ATGCAAAATATTTCGGTGGCTAAGATGGCCACAGCGGCTGCCGCGGATCAAAACGAGGCGCTGTACGAAATCCGCAAAAAAATCTATCCGCGGGCGGTGAGTGGGTTGTTTGCGGGCTGGCGCGTTTTCTTTGTGATTTTGACCCAAGTTATTTTTTACGGGCTGCCCTGGCTGCAGTGGAACAGTCGGCAGGCAGTGTTGTTCGACCTTGCCGCACGCAAATTCTATATTCTGGGTTTGGTATTTTGGCCGCAGGATTTCATTTACCTCACCGTGCTCCTCGTGATCTGCGCTCTGTCGCTGTTCTTGTTTACCGCGGTGGCCGGGCGGCTGTGGTGCGGCTATGCTTGTCCTCAGACCGTGTACACCGAAATATTCATGTGGATCGAGCAAATGATCGAGGGAGACCGGCTGCGGCGGGTGAAACTCGACTCCACGCCGTGGGGTGCTCGCAAAATCGCGGTCAAAGGCGCGAAGCATGCAGTTTGGATTGCGGTCGCGCTGTGGACCGGTTTCACCTTCGTTGGCTACTTCACCCCGATTCGCACGCTCGGTCACGAAGTCGCAATGCTTAGCTTGGGGCCATGGGAGACATTCTGGATTTTGTTCTATGGCTTCGCTACCTACGGTAATGCCGGCTGGATGCGCGAGCAAGTGTGCAAATACATGTGTCCTTACGCTCGCTTCCAGGGCGTGATGTTCGACCGCGATACTTTGGTCATCACGTACGACGCCGGTCGCGGCGAGCCGCGCGGCGCGCGCAGCCGCAGTAGCGATTACAAGGCGGCGGGGCTCGGCACCTGTGTGGATTGCGAAATTTGCGTGCAGGTGTGCCCGGTCGGTATCGACATTCGCAAAGGGCTGCAGTACGAATGCATCGGCTGCGCCGCCTGCATTGACGGTTGCGACAAGGTGATGGACAAGATGGGTTATCCCCGCGGGCTGATCCGTTACACGACCGAAAATGCGCTGGAGAATCATTTGAGCTGGACGCAGATGGTGCAGCGCATATTCCATCCGCGCGTGCTGATTTACACCGCCATTTTATGGTCCATCATCATCGCCGCGGGCACTGCGCTCTATTTGCGTGAGCCGCTCAAGGTGAACGTGATTCGCGACCGCGGCACGCTGGTTCGCGAATTGGGAAACGGCGTTCTCGAAAACGTCTATCGATTGCAGATCATGAATACGGACGAAGCCGCGCATCGCTACATCGCCAGCGCTTCAGGCCTCAACGGAATTAAAGTGATAACCGATGGACAGCCAATTGAAGTGCCGGCCGTTTCCTCGCTGACCGTTCCGGTTCGGGTACAAGCCGTGCCCGGATCATCCAAGCCCGGCGCGTACCCGATTCAGTTTCACGTGCGCTCGAGCGAAGACAAGCGGATTGCAGTGAACGAGAAGTCGATTTTTCTGATTCGTTGA